The Gallus gallus isolate bGalGal1 chromosome 3, bGalGal1.mat.broiler.GRCg7b, whole genome shotgun sequence genome window below encodes:
- the SCARA3 gene encoding scavenger receptor class A member 3 isoform X2, protein MREDLVGGEEEEMPSFRYRPNGRARGGCSQCQKNLSLQMAIKVLYVFSVLLIVAVTVLAALVFKKVNSISGDISSAQMYYEEKILSIQEDLQELDEKSSGNCSLCLETGQLGQELGKLQGELEEIQKMLLVQEVLLNRTSRTHDVLSSSSTEISSEVADCSSSTRQLNESVGQLVAQLGGWRAITSQLDGSLKGLEQERFDVRAAMQQLNFTLGQTSDWIQLIQRKTDEETLTLQKMVTEWQNYTRLFAGLRANSAETGELVRSIQVGVGAAARQVGQNAEGMHDLVLQVMGLQLQLDNISSFLDDHEENMNDLRYHAKYAQNRTAERFETLEGRMASHEIEIGTIFTNINATDSHVHSMLRYLDDVRLSCTLGFHAHAEELYYLNKSLSLVQGTTDLLRERFGLLSARLDFDIRNLSMVMEEMKVVDVRHGEMLRNITILRGVPGLPGPRGLKGDVGIKGPAGSKGEKGDAGSLGSPGPPGSPGPPGPPGPQGERGPLGAKGFPGLKGAKGSFGQSGSRGQMGPKGDVGPPGPEGGPGPTGPPGPQGKLGLPGNPGAVGQIGPMGPKGDPGLRGPPGPPGPPGPPGP, encoded by the exons AG AGGACCTGgtgggaggagaagaggaggagatgcCATCCTTCCGCTACCGACCGAACG GCAGGGCACGGGGTGGCTGCAGCCAGTGCCAGAAGAACCTGTCCCTGCAGATGGCCATCAAAGTCCTCTATGTCTTCTCCGTGCTGCTCATCGTGGCTGTGACCGTGctggctgccctgg TGTTCAAGAAAGTCAactccatctctggagacatcAGTTCGGCCCAGATGTACTATGAGGAGAAGATCTTGTCCATCCAGGAGGACCTCCAGGAGCTAG ATGAGAAGAGCTCAGGCAACTGCTCCCTCTGCCTGGAGACAGGGCAGCTGGGTCAGGAGCTTGGCAAGCTGCAGGGCGAGCTGGAGGAGATCCAGAAGATGCTCTTGGTTCAGGAGGTCCTCCTCAACCGTACCTCCCGCACCCACGACGTGCTCTCATCCAGCAGCACCGAGATCAGCAGCGAGGTGGCCGactgctcctcctccacccGACAGCTGAACGAGAGCGTGGGGCAACTGGTGGCCCAGCTGGGGGGCTGGCGGGCCATCACCTCCCAGCTTGATGGCTCGCTCAAGGGCCTGGAACAGGAGCGCTTTGACGTGCGGGCCGCCATGCAGCAGCTCAACTTCACCTTGGGGCAAACCTCCGACTGGATCCAACTCATCCAGAGGAAGACGGACGAGGAGACGTTGACGTTGCAGAAGATGGTCACCGAGTGGCAGAACTACACGCGGCTCTTCGCAGGGCTCAGGGCCAACTCTGCCGAGACGGGTGAGCTGGTCAGGAGCATCCAGGTTGGCGTGGGTGCTGCAGCCCGGCAGGTGGGCCAGAACGCTGAGGGCATGCACGACCTGGTGCTGCAGGTGATGGGGCTGCAGCTACAGCTGGACAACATCTCCTCCTTCCTGGATGACCACGAGGAGAACATGAACGACCTGCGTTACCACGCCAAGTATGCGCAGAACCGAACGGCCGAGCGCTTCGAGACGCTGGAAGGCCGCATGGCCTCACATGAGATTGAGATTGGAACCATCTTCACCAACATCAATGCCACCGACAGCCACGTGCACAGCATGCTGCGCTACCTGGACGACGTGAGGCTCTCCTGCACTTTGGGTTTCCATGCCCACGCCGAGGAGCTCTACTACCTGAACAAGTCCCTCAGCCTGGTCCAGGGCACCACGGACCTTCTGCGGGAGCGCTTCGGTCTGCTCAGCGCCCGGCTCGACTTTGATATCCGCAACCTGTCCATGGTGATGGAGGAGATGAAGGTGGTGGATGTCCGGCATGGAGAGATGCTGAGGAACATCACTATCTTACGAG GTGTGCCAGGCCTCCCAGGTCCCCGCGGCCTCAAAGGTGATGTTGGCATCAAGGGTCCCGCAGGAAGCAAAGGAGAGAAGGGCGACGCGGGCAGCCTGGGCTCACCAGGCCCCCCCGGCTCCCCCGGACCCCCTGGTCCCCCCGGCCCCCAAGGGGAAAGGGGTCCCCTGGGCGCAAAGGGTTTTCCCGGCCTCAAGGGTGCTAAGGGCAGCTTTGGGCAATCTGGCTCCAGGGGACAGATGGGACCCAAGGGAGATGTGGGTCCCCCGGGGCCAGAGGGGGGACCAGGACCAACAGGACCCCCTGGTCCTCAAGGAAAACTGGGGCTCCCTGGGAACCCCGGGGCTGTGGGACAGATTGGCCCCATGGGTCCCAAAGGGGACCCTGGCTTGAGAGGCCCCCCAGGACCGCCAGGTCCCCCTGGTCCTCCTGGCCCATGA
- the SCARA3 gene encoding scavenger receptor class A member 3 isoform X1, with product MRAEDLVGGEEEEMPSFRYRPNGRARGGCSQCQKNLSLQMAIKVLYVFSVLLIVAVTVLAALVFKKVNSISGDISSAQMYYEEKILSIQEDLQELDEKSSGNCSLCLETGQLGQELGKLQGELEEIQKMLLVQEVLLNRTSRTHDVLSSSSTEISSEVADCSSSTRQLNESVGQLVAQLGGWRAITSQLDGSLKGLEQERFDVRAAMQQLNFTLGQTSDWIQLIQRKTDEETLTLQKMVTEWQNYTRLFAGLRANSAETGELVRSIQVGVGAAARQVGQNAEGMHDLVLQVMGLQLQLDNISSFLDDHEENMNDLRYHAKYAQNRTAERFETLEGRMASHEIEIGTIFTNINATDSHVHSMLRYLDDVRLSCTLGFHAHAEELYYLNKSLSLVQGTTDLLRERFGLLSARLDFDIRNLSMVMEEMKVVDVRHGEMLRNITILRGVPGLPGPRGLKGDVGIKGPAGSKGEKGDAGSLGSPGPPGSPGPPGPPGPQGERGPLGAKGFPGLKGAKGSFGQSGSRGQMGPKGDVGPPGPEGGPGPTGPPGPQGKLGLPGNPGAVGQIGPMGPKGDPGLRGPPGPPGPPGPPGP from the exons AG CAGAGGACCTGgtgggaggagaagaggaggagatgcCATCCTTCCGCTACCGACCGAACG GCAGGGCACGGGGTGGCTGCAGCCAGTGCCAGAAGAACCTGTCCCTGCAGATGGCCATCAAAGTCCTCTATGTCTTCTCCGTGCTGCTCATCGTGGCTGTGACCGTGctggctgccctgg TGTTCAAGAAAGTCAactccatctctggagacatcAGTTCGGCCCAGATGTACTATGAGGAGAAGATCTTGTCCATCCAGGAGGACCTCCAGGAGCTAG ATGAGAAGAGCTCAGGCAACTGCTCCCTCTGCCTGGAGACAGGGCAGCTGGGTCAGGAGCTTGGCAAGCTGCAGGGCGAGCTGGAGGAGATCCAGAAGATGCTCTTGGTTCAGGAGGTCCTCCTCAACCGTACCTCCCGCACCCACGACGTGCTCTCATCCAGCAGCACCGAGATCAGCAGCGAGGTGGCCGactgctcctcctccacccGACAGCTGAACGAGAGCGTGGGGCAACTGGTGGCCCAGCTGGGGGGCTGGCGGGCCATCACCTCCCAGCTTGATGGCTCGCTCAAGGGCCTGGAACAGGAGCGCTTTGACGTGCGGGCCGCCATGCAGCAGCTCAACTTCACCTTGGGGCAAACCTCCGACTGGATCCAACTCATCCAGAGGAAGACGGACGAGGAGACGTTGACGTTGCAGAAGATGGTCACCGAGTGGCAGAACTACACGCGGCTCTTCGCAGGGCTCAGGGCCAACTCTGCCGAGACGGGTGAGCTGGTCAGGAGCATCCAGGTTGGCGTGGGTGCTGCAGCCCGGCAGGTGGGCCAGAACGCTGAGGGCATGCACGACCTGGTGCTGCAGGTGATGGGGCTGCAGCTACAGCTGGACAACATCTCCTCCTTCCTGGATGACCACGAGGAGAACATGAACGACCTGCGTTACCACGCCAAGTATGCGCAGAACCGAACGGCCGAGCGCTTCGAGACGCTGGAAGGCCGCATGGCCTCACATGAGATTGAGATTGGAACCATCTTCACCAACATCAATGCCACCGACAGCCACGTGCACAGCATGCTGCGCTACCTGGACGACGTGAGGCTCTCCTGCACTTTGGGTTTCCATGCCCACGCCGAGGAGCTCTACTACCTGAACAAGTCCCTCAGCCTGGTCCAGGGCACCACGGACCTTCTGCGGGAGCGCTTCGGTCTGCTCAGCGCCCGGCTCGACTTTGATATCCGCAACCTGTCCATGGTGATGGAGGAGATGAAGGTGGTGGATGTCCGGCATGGAGAGATGCTGAGGAACATCACTATCTTACGAG GTGTGCCAGGCCTCCCAGGTCCCCGCGGCCTCAAAGGTGATGTTGGCATCAAGGGTCCCGCAGGAAGCAAAGGAGAGAAGGGCGACGCGGGCAGCCTGGGCTCACCAGGCCCCCCCGGCTCCCCCGGACCCCCTGGTCCCCCCGGCCCCCAAGGGGAAAGGGGTCCCCTGGGCGCAAAGGGTTTTCCCGGCCTCAAGGGTGCTAAGGGCAGCTTTGGGCAATCTGGCTCCAGGGGACAGATGGGACCCAAGGGAGATGTGGGTCCCCCGGGGCCAGAGGGGGGACCAGGACCAACAGGACCCCCTGGTCCTCAAGGAAAACTGGGGCTCCCTGGGAACCCCGGGGCTGTGGGACAGATTGGCCCCATGGGTCCCAAAGGGGACCCTGGCTTGAGAGGCCCCCCAGGACCGCCAGGTCCCCCTGGTCCTCCTGGCCCATGA
- the SCARA3 gene encoding scavenger receptor class A member 3 isoform X3 produces the protein MPSFRYRPNGRARGGCSQCQKNLSLQMAIKVLYVFSVLLIVAVTVLAALVFKKVNSISGDISSAQMYYEEKILSIQEDLQELDEKSSGNCSLCLETGQLGQELGKLQGELEEIQKMLLVQEVLLNRTSRTHDVLSSSSTEISSEVADCSSSTRQLNESVGQLVAQLGGWRAITSQLDGSLKGLEQERFDVRAAMQQLNFTLGQTSDWIQLIQRKTDEETLTLQKMVTEWQNYTRLFAGLRANSAETGELVRSIQVGVGAAARQVGQNAEGMHDLVLQVMGLQLQLDNISSFLDDHEENMNDLRYHAKYAQNRTAERFETLEGRMASHEIEIGTIFTNINATDSHVHSMLRYLDDVRLSCTLGFHAHAEELYYLNKSLSLVQGTTDLLRERFGLLSARLDFDIRNLSMVMEEMKVVDVRHGEMLRNITILRGVPGLPGPRGLKGDVGIKGPAGSKGEKGDAGSLGSPGPPGSPGPPGPPGPQGERGPLGAKGFPGLKGAKGSFGQSGSRGQMGPKGDVGPPGPEGGPGPTGPPGPQGKLGLPGNPGAVGQIGPMGPKGDPGLRGPPGPPGPPGPPGP, from the exons atgcCATCCTTCCGCTACCGACCGAACG GCAGGGCACGGGGTGGCTGCAGCCAGTGCCAGAAGAACCTGTCCCTGCAGATGGCCATCAAAGTCCTCTATGTCTTCTCCGTGCTGCTCATCGTGGCTGTGACCGTGctggctgccctgg TGTTCAAGAAAGTCAactccatctctggagacatcAGTTCGGCCCAGATGTACTATGAGGAGAAGATCTTGTCCATCCAGGAGGACCTCCAGGAGCTAG ATGAGAAGAGCTCAGGCAACTGCTCCCTCTGCCTGGAGACAGGGCAGCTGGGTCAGGAGCTTGGCAAGCTGCAGGGCGAGCTGGAGGAGATCCAGAAGATGCTCTTGGTTCAGGAGGTCCTCCTCAACCGTACCTCCCGCACCCACGACGTGCTCTCATCCAGCAGCACCGAGATCAGCAGCGAGGTGGCCGactgctcctcctccacccGACAGCTGAACGAGAGCGTGGGGCAACTGGTGGCCCAGCTGGGGGGCTGGCGGGCCATCACCTCCCAGCTTGATGGCTCGCTCAAGGGCCTGGAACAGGAGCGCTTTGACGTGCGGGCCGCCATGCAGCAGCTCAACTTCACCTTGGGGCAAACCTCCGACTGGATCCAACTCATCCAGAGGAAGACGGACGAGGAGACGTTGACGTTGCAGAAGATGGTCACCGAGTGGCAGAACTACACGCGGCTCTTCGCAGGGCTCAGGGCCAACTCTGCCGAGACGGGTGAGCTGGTCAGGAGCATCCAGGTTGGCGTGGGTGCTGCAGCCCGGCAGGTGGGCCAGAACGCTGAGGGCATGCACGACCTGGTGCTGCAGGTGATGGGGCTGCAGCTACAGCTGGACAACATCTCCTCCTTCCTGGATGACCACGAGGAGAACATGAACGACCTGCGTTACCACGCCAAGTATGCGCAGAACCGAACGGCCGAGCGCTTCGAGACGCTGGAAGGCCGCATGGCCTCACATGAGATTGAGATTGGAACCATCTTCACCAACATCAATGCCACCGACAGCCACGTGCACAGCATGCTGCGCTACCTGGACGACGTGAGGCTCTCCTGCACTTTGGGTTTCCATGCCCACGCCGAGGAGCTCTACTACCTGAACAAGTCCCTCAGCCTGGTCCAGGGCACCACGGACCTTCTGCGGGAGCGCTTCGGTCTGCTCAGCGCCCGGCTCGACTTTGATATCCGCAACCTGTCCATGGTGATGGAGGAGATGAAGGTGGTGGATGTCCGGCATGGAGAGATGCTGAGGAACATCACTATCTTACGAG GTGTGCCAGGCCTCCCAGGTCCCCGCGGCCTCAAAGGTGATGTTGGCATCAAGGGTCCCGCAGGAAGCAAAGGAGAGAAGGGCGACGCGGGCAGCCTGGGCTCACCAGGCCCCCCCGGCTCCCCCGGACCCCCTGGTCCCCCCGGCCCCCAAGGGGAAAGGGGTCCCCTGGGCGCAAAGGGTTTTCCCGGCCTCAAGGGTGCTAAGGGCAGCTTTGGGCAATCTGGCTCCAGGGGACAGATGGGACCCAAGGGAGATGTGGGTCCCCCGGGGCCAGAGGGGGGACCAGGACCAACAGGACCCCCTGGTCCTCAAGGAAAACTGGGGCTCCCTGGGAACCCCGGGGCTGTGGGACAGATTGGCCCCATGGGTCCCAAAGGGGACCCTGGCTTGAGAGGCCCCCCAGGACCGCCAGGTCCCCCTGGTCCTCCTGGCCCATGA